The bacterium genome segment TTCTTTCTCTCTAACATATTTAGGTTTTCTTGTTGAAATCCTCTTCTTTTTGACCTGCTTAGATATTCTAATTTTTTCAATAAGCCGTTTAAGCGCTTTTTCTCTATTTCTCGCTTGAGAAGTATATTCTGTTGCTCTTGCAGTTAATCCGGTAGGAATATGTACGACCTTAACAGATGTTTCTTTCTTATTTTTTCGTTGCCCTCCAGGCCCTCTGCTTTTATAG includes the following:
- a CDS encoding peptide chain release factor-like protein, whose protein sequence is MKQNEIEFFFYKSRGPGGQRKNKKETSVKVVHIPTGLTARATEYTSQARNREKALKRLIEKIRISKQVKKKRISTRKPKYVREKELRNKRLTSEKKKLRKKVDVKDVE